Proteins from one Coffea arabica cultivar ET-39 chromosome 8c, Coffea Arabica ET-39 HiFi, whole genome shotgun sequence genomic window:
- the LOC113706495 gene encoding DDB1- and CUL4-associated factor homolog 1-like isoform X2, whose product MEGSASRDEARSESEPQSSVLGRIEQLGEGDGESQQEERGEDENEVLILKTHELMDRITANAENPSPSILHALASILETQEAKYMEDVGHSSANNGRSSHNIGRLGNLVRENDEFFELLSAKFLSESRYSVSVQAAAARLLFSCSLTFVYPHAFEETVMENIKGWVMDETIRLSGDDHNWKDESGARKCSDSEMLKTYSTGLLAVCLAGGGQVVEDVLTSGLSAKLMRYLRLRVLGEAGTSQKDTTSQIESKSFPATACMRGREDVRGRVRQALENSHFDVPRVLEDGSSDDQLADKDLDRGLGRPIDEEHWVDGEPPDVLAADSDIYDAETEGDEKWHAWDLRDGRTKAGGRSSREEESDDSVRDELSRRRTNRGTSRLRGKGRASEGNLDNEQSLTSPGSAIRIGGLNRNIRDRSVPRNQDLKKNSDSKKSQGRTVTDGFTLGRDESDDCFQGCVIGSKNIADLVRKAVVAAESEARAVNAPAEAIKAAGDAAAELVKSAALEEYKKTNNEEAAVLAASTAASTVVDAANAVEVSRTTTAADGDSAPSKAKETETDEDVNEFFLLDSDSLAKLREKFCIQCLVILGEYVEVLGPVLHEKGVDVCLALLQRSYKHTEASKIALLLPDVLKLICALAAHRKFAALFVDRGGIQKLLVAPRVPQTYFGLSSCLFTIGSIQGIMERVCALPSNVVHQVVELALQLLECSQDQARKNAALFFAAAFVFRAVIDTFDAQEGLLKMINLLQDAASVRSGVPSGAINNAGSLRSDRPATEVLTSSEKQIAYHTCVALRQYVRAHLILLVDSIRPNKNMRSAARSIPSTRAVYKPLDISNEALDAVFRQIQKDRKLGPALVRARWPVVDKFLSANGHITMLELCQAPPVERYLHDLLQYALGVLHIVTLVPYSRKLIVNATLSNNRVGIAVILDAANGAGYVEPEIIQAALNVLVNLVCPPPSISNKPSAATQGHQSAPVQSLNGPETRDRNLERSILDRALSVASQNEPRDRSGESTLVDRGSTAIVGTSSGSNTSQVPVPTVASGLVGDRRISLGAGSGCAGLAAQLEQGYRLTREAVRANNGIKVLLQLLQPRIVTPPGALDCLRALACRVLLGLARDDTIAHILTKLQVGRKLSELIRDSGNQAPGSEQSRWQVELSQVAIELIGVVTNSGRANALAATDAATPTLRRIERAAIAAATPITYHSRELLLLIHEHLQASGLAETAAVLLKEAQLTPLPSLATPASLVHQASVQESSSILTQWPSARVHCGFMSDKLKLTYREEHLGLKTDSAVSCLKKRPTTLSSPHGLHSKAQVSAEDSPILSSAKINLTSKRSSTAVSAPGTPSVSAVKSSGDVDIQCKTPIVLPMKRKLTDLKESGLMSPGKRLNTDHGRSLPNCGPAEGDETQFSGAQFRQMVPTTQYGLTNEPQPSSLERLTLDSLVVQYLKHQHRQCPAPITTLPPLSLLHPHMCPEPRRSLDAPSNMTARLSMREFRSMYGGIHGSRRDRQFVYSRFRPWRTCRDDAGALLTCVTFLGDSSQIAVGSHSGELKIFDTNSNCVLDSCPSHQYPLTLAQSYISGDTQLILSSSAHDVRLWDVSSVSAGPKHSFEGCKAARFSNSGTAFAALSTESSHREILLYDIQTSQLDLKLTDTSNNPSGRGHLYSLIHFSPSDTMLLWNGVLWDRRGSGPVHRFDQFSDYGGGGFHPAGNEVIINSEVWDLRNFRLLRSVPSLDQTVITFNASGDVIYAILRRNLEDVTSAFQTRRVKHPLFAAFRTVDAVNYSDIATIPVDRCVLDFATEPTDSFVGLVTMDDQDEMYSSARVYEIGRRKPTDDDSDPDDAESEDEDDDVDEDEDEILGPDIDEDGDSDADDMSNDDESVSELEDDEEEDGDFIMDDGDFEGAGGILEIVAEGDEEDDDSEVLESLSSGDEEDML is encoded by the exons ATGGAGGGCTCGGCGTCCAGGGATGAGGCTCGATCGGAATCGGAGCCGCAATCATCGGTGCTGGGACGAATAGAACAGCTTGGTGAAGGAGACGGGGAATCGCAGCAGGAGGAGAGAGGAGAAGATGAGAATGAAGTGTTGATATTGAAGACGCACGAGTTGATGGACAGAATCACGGCCAACGCTGAAAACCCTAGCCCTTCTATTCTCCACGCTCTCGCTTCTATACTTGAAACTCAAGAAGCCAA ATACATGGAAGACGTAGGCCATTCCTCTGCAAACAATGGTCGATCTTCTCACAACATTGGACGTCTAGGGAATCTAGTTCGG GAAAATGATGAGTTCTTTGAGTTATTATCAGCTAAGTTTCTATCTGAAAGTCGATACTCAGTTTCTGTACAGGCAGCTGCTGCAAGGCTTCTTTTTAGTTGTTCACTTACTTTTGTG TATCCACATGCTTTTGAGGAAACTGTTATGGAAAACATAAAGGGTTGGGTGATGGATGAGACGATTAGATTATCTGGTGATGATCATAACTGGAAAGATGAATCAGGAGCGAGGAAATGCTCGGACTCTGAAATGTTGAAAACCTATTCTACAGGACTTCTTGCTGTATGTCTTGCTGG tggtggtcaagtggtggaaGATGTGTTAACTTCAGGATTATCAGCCAAACTCATGAGATATCTGCGTCTCCGGGTTCTTGGGGAGGCAGGCACAAGTCAAAAAGACACAACTTCTCAGATAGAGAGCAAAAGCTTTCCTGCAACAGCTTGCATGAGAGGCAGAGAGGATGTTCGAGGAAGAGTGCGGCAGGCTTTGGAGAATTCTCATTTTGATGTACCTAGAGTACTAGAGGATGGAAGCAGTGATGATCAACTTGCTGATAAGGATCTCGATAGAGGCTTGGGTAGGCCAATAGATGAAGAACATTGGGTGGATGGAGAGCCACCAGATGTATTGGCTGCAGATAGTGATATATATGATGCAGAAACGGAAGGTGATGAGAAATGGCATGCTTGGGACTTACGTGATGGAAGGACCAAGGCTGGTGGCAGATCCTCAAGGGAAGAAGAATCTGATGACAGTGTTAGAGATGAATTATCACGTCGCAGGACCAATCGTGGGACTTCAAGATTAAGAGGAAAGGGAAGGGCAAGTGAAGGTAATTTGGATAATGAACAATCTTTAACTTCTCCTGGCTCTGCTATTAGAATTGGAGGATTGAACCGGAATATCAGGGACAGGAGTGTGCCAAGAAAccaagatttgaaaaaaaattcagacAGCAAGAAGAGCCAAGGACGGACTGTTACAGATGGTTTTACCTTAGGGAGAGACGAAAGTGATGACTGTTTCCAAGGCTGTGTAATTGGCTCCAAGAACATTGCTGATCTGGTAAGGAAAGCTGTCGTAGCTGCTGAATCTGAAGCCCGAGCAGTCAATGCTCCAGCAGAAGCTATCAAAGCAGCTGGTGATGCTGCTGCTGAACTTGTCAAGAGTGCTGCTTTGGAG GAATATAAAAAGACAAATAATGAAGAAGCTGCAGTTTTGGCTGCTTCTACAGCTGCATCCACAGTTGTTGATGCTGCTAATGCGGTTGAAGTCTCAAG AACTACAACCGCTGCTGATGGTGATTCAGCACCCTCAAAAGCTAAAGAAACAGAGACTGATGAGGATGTTAATGAGTTCTTCTTGCTAGACAGTGACTCTCTTGCAAAGCTCAGAGAGAAATTTTGTATTCAGTGTCTTGTCATATTGGGAGAGTATGTTGAAGTACTTGGACCTGTGCTGCATGAAAAAGGTGTAGATGTCTGTCTTGCATTGTTGCAGCGAAGCTATAAACACACAGAGGCATCAAAAATTGCTCTACTCTTGCCTGATGTGTTGAAGCTAATTTGTGCCCTGGCTGCTCATCGGAAATTTGCCGCATTATTTGTGGATCGTGGTGGGATTCAAAAGTTGCTCGTTGCTCCAAGAGTTCCTCAGACATATTTTGGTTTATCTTCCTGTTTGTTTACGATTGGCTCTATCCAG GGAATAATGGAGCGTGTCTGTGCACTTCCGTCGAATGTTGTCCATCAGGTGGTTGAGTTGGCCCTTCAACTTCTTGAATGTTCCCAGGATCAAGCCAGAAAAAATGCAGCTTTGTTTTTTGCTGCTGCATTTGTTTTCAGAGCTGTCATTGATACTTTCGATGCTCAGGAAGGATTACTAAAAATGATTAATCTGTTGCAAGATGCTGCTTCAGTAAGATCTGGGGTTCCATCTGGGGCAATAAATAATGCTGGATCTCTTCGAAGTGACAGGCCTGCTACGGAGGTGCTTACCTCCTCAGAGAAGCAAATAGCTTATCACACTTGTGTTGCACTACGACAATATGTTAGGGCGCATCTTATTTTACTTGTGGATTCAATTCGCCCTAATAAGAACATGCGCAGTGCTGCTCGAAGTATTCCAAGTACTAGGGCGGTGTACAAGCCCCTTGATATTAGTAATGAGGCCTTGGATGCTGTATTTCGGCAGATACAGAAGGATCGGAAACTTGGTCCTGCATTAGTGAGGGCCAGATGGCCTGTTGTGGACAAGTTCTTAAGTGCTAATGGGCATATTACCATGTTGGAACTGTGTCAG GCTCCACCTGTTGAGCGGTACTTACATGACTTGCTTCAGTATGCCTTGGGTGTTCTGCACATCGTCACTTTAGTACCATATAGCCGTAAACTTATAGTAAATGCCACCCTAAGTAACAATCGTGTTGGTATAGCTGTTATCCTGGATGCAGCCAATGGCGCTGGTTATGTTGAGCCTGAG ATTATTCAAGCAGCACTTAATGTCCTTGTCAATCTTGTGTGCCCACCTCCTTCAATCAGCAATAAACCATCAGCTGCTACACAAGGACATCAGTCTGCACCTGTCCAATCTTTAAATGGTCCGGAGACCAGAGACAGGAACTTGGAACGAAGTATTCTTGATCGAGCTCTAAGTGTGGCTAGTCAGAATGAACCTCGTGACCGGAGTGGGGAATCTACCTTGGTTGATCGAGGTTCCACTGCCATAGTAGGTACTTCGTCTGGGAGTAATACTTCTCAAGTCCCAGTTCCTACTGTAGCTTCAGGATTAGTGGGAGATCGTAGAATTTCCCTCGGTGCTGGATCTGGGTGTGCTGGCCTTGCTGCTCAACTTGAACAAGGATATCGGCTAACCAGAGAGGCTGTTCGTGCCAATAATGGTATCAAGGTTCTTCTTCAGCTCCTCCAACCACGGATAGTTACCCCTCCTGGTGCCCTTGACTGTCTACGTGCTCTTGCGTGCAGAGTGCTGCTTGGTTTGGCTAGAGATGATACAATTGCACACATACTAACAAAGCTTCAG GTTGGAAGAAAACTTTCAGAACTTATTCGTGATTCAGGGAATCAGGCCCCTGGTAGTGAGCAAAGTAGGTGGCAGGTGGAGCTTTCACAGGTGGCTATTGAGTTGATTGGG GTTGTAACAAATTCTGGCCGTGCAAATGCATTAGCAGCAACTGATGCTGCTACTCCTACATTGAGGCGCATAGAGAGAGCTGCTATAGCTGCTGCTACGCCAATTACATACCATTCCAG GGAACTATTGCTTCTTATACACGAACACCTACAGGCATCTGGTTTGGCAGAAACAGCAGCTGTACTTCTAAAAGAGGCTCAGTTGACACCTTTACCATCTTTGGCCACACCAGCATCCCTGGTTCATCAGGCATCTGTGCAGGAATCTTCATCTATTCTGACTCAATGGCCATCTGCTAGAGTTCATTGTGGATTTATGTCGGATAAACTAAAACTGACATATCGGGAAGAGCATTTGGGCTTGAAAACTGATTCAGCTGTTTCCTGTTTGAAAAAGAGGCCTACGACTTTATCTTCTCCACATGGTCTTCACTCTAAAGCTCAGGTTTCTGCTGAGGACTCCCCAATATTGTCGAGTGCCAAAATTAACTTGACTTCTAAAAGATCATCTACAGCTGTAAGTGCTCCTGGAACTCCATCTGTGTCTGCTGTTAAGTCCAGTGGGGATGTCGATATCCAGTGTAAAACTCCAATTGTATTACCAATGAAACGTAAGTTGACAGACTTGAAGGAATCTGGGTTAATGTCACCCGGAAAACGACTTAATACAG ATCATGGCAGATCATTGCCAAATTGTGGACCAGCTGAAGGGGATGAAACCCAGTTTAGTGGTGCTCAATTTAGGCAAATGGTTCCTACAACCCAGTATGGACTTACAAATGAGCCCCAACCATCCAGCTTGGAACGGTTAACCCTTGATTCTCTTGTTGTTCAGTATCTAAAACATCAACATCGGCAGTGTCCGGCTCCTATTACCACATtgccccctctctctctcctacATCCTCACATGTGCCCAGAACCAAGACGAAGCCTTGACGCCCCCTCAAATATGACGGCCCGCCTTAGTATGCGTGAGTTTCGAAGTATGTATGGTGGCATTCATGGAAGCCGTAGAGATCGTCAGTTTGTTTATAGTAGATTCAGGCCATGGCGAACCTGCCGCGATGATGCTGGTGCCCTTTTGACTTGCGTTACTTTCCTTGGAGACTCTTCACAAATTGCTGTCGGAAGCCATTCTGGGGAACTCAAAATATTTGACACCAACAGCAATTGTGTGCTTGATAGCTGCCCTAGTCACCAGTATCCTTTGACGCTTGCCCAGTCATATATATCTGGAGATACTCAGTTGATTCTTTCCTCCAGTGCCCATGATGTGCGGTTATGGGATGTATCTTCAGTTTCAGCTGGGCCCAAGCATTCATTCGAAGGATGTAAAGCTGCGAGGTTTAGCAATTCAGGAACTGCTTTTGCTGCTTTATCAACAGAATCATCCCATCGGGAGATTCTCTTGTATGATATTCAGACCAGCCAATTGGATCTAAAGCTTACGGATACGTCAAACAATCCATCAGGTCGAGGTCATTTGTATTCTCTTATTCACTTTAGCCCATCAGATACCATGCTTCTCTGGAATGGGGTCCTATGGGATCGCCGAGGTTCTGGCCCAGTGCATCGCTTTGATCAGTTTTCTGATTATGGTGGGGGTGGCTTCCATCCTGCTGGGAATGAG GTGATCATAAATTCTGAAGTCTGGGACCTCCGGAACTTCAGGCTTCTCCGAAGTGTGCCATCCTTAGACCAAACAGTGATAACTTTTAATGCTAGTGGGGATGTGATTTATGCAATTCTAAGGAGAAATCTCGAGGATGTTACTTCAGCATTTCAAACTCGCCGTGTTAAACATCCTCTCTTTGCGGCTTTTCGAACTGTGGATGCTGTTAATTACTCCGACATTGCTACAATTCCTGTTGATCGCTGTGTTCTTGACTTTGCTACAGAGCCAACCGATTCTTTTGTTGGGTTGGTTACAATGGATGACCAGGATGAGATGTATTCCTCTGCTAGGGTATATGAAATTGGTCGTCGGAAGCCAACTGATGATGATTCTGATCCAGATGATGCTGAGagtgaagatgaagatgatgatgtggatgaggatgaggatgagATATTGGGACCAGATATTGACGAGGATGGTGATAGTGATGCAGATGATATGAGCAATGATGATGAGAGCGTGAGTGAACTCGAGGATGATGAGGAAGAAGACGGTGATTTTATAATGGATGATGGGGACTTTGAAGGTGCAGGTGGGATATTGGAGATTGTGGCCGAAGGTGACGAGGAGGATGATGATAGTGAGGTGCTTGAATCTCTAAGTAGCGGGGATGAGGAGGATATGTTGTGA